One genomic region from Solwaraspora sp. WMMD792 encodes:
- the glp gene encoding gephyrin-like molybdotransferase Glp, producing MTATAGAEAAFNELTPLAEYLGSVLRRIRPLPPLDLDLTQAHGNLLAEDVVAPHAFPAFDQAVIDGYAARWEDIASAGRGSKVIPASRSATPGVPRSVRLNVVGDLGAASWRPVRLTPGTCFSVAAGAPLPIAADVVVPIDWTDQGMAAVEIFQVPRRGSGLRRAGDELPAGAVLARAGSYVTPAMVAVFAATGIGHVVVRPSPRVVIVATGDELVDVGRSSQPGQVVDANSHALTAAVAEVGALAYRVGICDDDPEGLRGLLEDQAMRADLIITTGGTGTGPGDMVRRIFSRREGGRAGPVTFTEVALYPGTALGFGTVGAEEVPVVCLPGEPGSALVGFEVLARPVIQLLAGAEPVFRPSVRAHLLETVSSPVGLREFRPANVAERRGGGYTVQPLPGGPFTLSGLAEANGLLVLGERVTTAAAGSTVDVLLLDRQR from the coding sequence ATGACCGCGACGGCCGGTGCCGAGGCGGCCTTCAACGAGCTGACGCCGCTCGCCGAATACCTGGGCAGTGTGCTGCGCAGGATTCGGCCGCTGCCGCCGCTCGACCTCGACCTGACCCAGGCGCACGGCAACCTCCTCGCTGAGGATGTCGTGGCACCGCATGCCTTTCCCGCGTTCGACCAGGCCGTCATCGACGGCTACGCGGCACGCTGGGAGGACATCGCCTCGGCCGGCCGGGGGAGCAAGGTGATCCCGGCCAGCCGGTCGGCGACCCCGGGCGTACCCCGCTCGGTGCGCCTCAACGTGGTGGGCGACCTGGGCGCGGCGAGCTGGCGGCCGGTCCGGCTGACCCCGGGCACCTGCTTCTCGGTGGCGGCCGGGGCGCCGTTGCCGATCGCCGCCGACGTGGTGGTGCCGATCGACTGGACCGATCAGGGCATGGCCGCGGTGGAGATCTTCCAGGTGCCCCGGCGCGGGTCAGGGCTGCGGCGGGCCGGCGACGAACTGCCGGCCGGGGCGGTCCTGGCCCGCGCCGGCTCCTACGTGACGCCGGCGATGGTGGCGGTCTTCGCCGCCACCGGGATCGGGCACGTGGTGGTCCGGCCCAGCCCACGGGTGGTGATCGTGGCAACCGGCGACGAGTTGGTCGACGTGGGCCGCAGCAGCCAGCCAGGGCAGGTGGTGGATGCCAACTCGCACGCGCTCACCGCCGCTGTCGCCGAGGTGGGCGCGCTGGCGTACCGGGTGGGTATCTGCGACGACGATCCGGAGGGGCTGCGGGGGCTGCTCGAGGATCAGGCGATGCGGGCCGATCTGATCATCACCACCGGCGGCACCGGCACCGGGCCCGGCGACATGGTCCGGCGGATCTTTTCCCGACGGGAAGGGGGCCGCGCGGGGCCGGTCACCTTCACCGAGGTCGCGCTCTATCCCGGAACAGCCCTCGGATTCGGTACGGTCGGAGCCGAGGAGGTGCCCGTGGTCTGCCTGCCCGGGGAGCCCGGCTCCGCACTGGTCGGGTTCGAGGTGCTGGCCCGGCCGGTGATCCAGTTGCTGGCCGGTGCCGAGCCGGTGTTCCGGCCGAGTGTGCGTGCCCATCTGCTGGAGACCGTGTCGTCGCCGGTCGGCCTGCGGGAGTTCCGTCCGGCCAACGTCGCGGAGCGGCGCGGCGGCGGCTACACCGTGCAGCCGCTGCCCGGCGGGCCGTTCACCCTGTCCGGGCTGGCCGAGGCGAACGGCCTGCTGGTGCTCGGTGAGCGGGTGACCACCGCCGCCGCCGGGTCCACCGTCGACGTGTTGCTGCTGGACCGGCAGCGGTGA